From Penicillium psychrofluorescens genome assembly, chromosome: 1, one genomic window encodes:
- a CDS encoding uncharacterized protein (ID:PFLUO_001024-T1.cds;~source:funannotate), which yields MANSKYEYVKSFEQPDILLPNTWIVVRIDGRGFHKLSDYYAFKKPNDRRALDLMNAAAVEVMNDLPDLCIAYGISDEYSFVFHPSCELFERRNSKLVTTVVSSFTAHYIHQWNSYFSSTPLQPRYLPSFDGRAVIYPNTQILRDYMSWRQVDCHINNLYNTTFWTMVLQGGMNNTDAEQELKGTVSADKNEILFKRFGINYNNELEIYKKGSVVYRQYELQDPNPVQTSVDDDDGSGASSVVPGSKPSRSQQDKLRKLRRKARVVVDHVDIIKDEFWDRRPWILSNAPGKLPIEQ from the exons atggcAAACTCAAA ATACGAATACGTCAAGTCCTTCGAGCAGCCAGACATCCTGCTGCCCAACACATGGATTGTCGTTCGGATTGATGGAAGGGGATTCCACAA ACTTTCTGATTACTACGCATTCAAGAAACCGAATGACCGCCGCGCACTGGACCTGATGaacgccgccgccgtcgaggtcATGAACGACCTGCCGGATCTATGCATCGCCTACGGCATCAGCGACGAGTACAG TTTTGTCTTCCATCCAAGCTGCGAGCTCTTCGAGCGACGGAACTC AAAACTGGTCACGACCGTCGTTTCCTCATTCACAGCCCACTACATCCATCAATGGAACAGTTATTTCTCCTCAACGCCCCTCCAGCCGCGGTATCTGCCTTCGTTCGACGGGCGTGCGGTTATTTACCCGAATACTCAGATTCTGCGCGACTATATGAGCTGGAGACAGGTGGATT GCCATATCAATAACCTCTACAACACGACTTTTTGGACAATGGTCCTACAAGGTGGAATGAACAATACGGATGCGGAACAGGAGCTAAAG GGAACCGTGTCAGCAGACAAGAATGAGATCCTCTTCAAGCGGTTTGGAATTAACTACAATAATGAACTCGAGATCTATAAGAAGGGCAGTGTTGTCTACCGCCAG TATGAATTGCAAGACCCCAATCCAGTGCAGACAtctgtcgatgatgatgatggtagtGGCGCCTCTTCGGTGGTGCCAGGGTCTAAACCATCGAGGTCACAACAGGATAAGCTACGGAAATTGCGCCGGAAAGCTAGGGTTGTGGTTGATCATGTTGATATCATTAAAGATGAGTTCTGGGATCGGAGGCCGTGGATTCTGTCGAATGCACCGGGGAAATTGCCTATTGAGCAGTGA